The Rhea pennata isolate bPtePen1 chromosome Z, bPtePen1.pri, whole genome shotgun sequence genome includes a region encoding these proteins:
- the LOC134153395 gene encoding interferon-like codes for MAAPAARHPCLWHGATLLLLLLPALGTALRCANLRTQQTTFNWDSLQLLLAMAPRLTHTCAQQDPTFPFPNTLLTIQDPQQATAAILHILNHLFTTLSSENTPAHWDAQAHQQLLNHVEHQIQHLQQCLPGAGRDSKTRVPLTHQLSIATYFRHIQNFLRTHNHSPCAWDSVRIEAHTCFQRIHNLTRIMAD; via the coding sequence ATGGCAGCGCCCGCAGCACGACACCCCTGCCTGTGGCACGGCGCCacgctgctcctgctcctcctgcccgcTCTCGGCACTGCCCTTCGCTGCGCCAACCTTCGCACCCAGCAGACCACCTTCAACTGGGacagcctccagctcctcctcgcCATGGCTCCTCGCCTGACACACACCTGCGCCCAACAGGACCCAACTTTCCCCTTCCCCAACACCCTCCTCACAATCCAGGACCCACAACAAGCCACCGCCGCCATCCTACACATCCTCAACCACCTCTTCACCACTCTCAGCAGCGAAAACACCCCCGCCCACTGGGACGCGCAAGCGCACCAACAGCTCCTCAACCACGTTGAGCATCAAATCCAACACCTCCAGCAATGCCTCCCGGGCGCCGGCAGGGATTCCAAAACCCGAGTGCCTCTCACCCACCAGCTCAGCATCGCCACATACTTCCGGCACATCCAGAACTTCCTGCGCACGCACAACCACAGCCCCTGCGCCTGGGACAGCGTCCGCATCGAAGCTCACACCTGCTTCCAGCGCATCCACAACCTCACCCGCATCATGGCGGATTAG
- the LOC134153398 gene encoding interferon-like has product MAAPAARHPCLWHGATLLLLLLPALGTALRCANLRTQQTTFNWDSLQLLLAMAPRLTHTCAQQDPTFPFPNTLLTIQDPQQATAAILRILDHLFTTLSSENTPAHWDAQAHQQLLNHVEHQIQHLQQCLPGAGRDSKTRVPLTHQLSIATYFRHIQNFLRTHNHSPCAWDSVRIEAHTCFQRIHNLTRIMAD; this is encoded by the coding sequence ATGGCAGCGCCCGCAGCACGACACCCCTGCCTGTGGCACGGCGCCacgctgctcctgctcctcctgcccgcTCTCGGCACTGCCCTTCGCTGCGCCAACCTTCGCACCCAGCAGACCACCTTCAACTGGGacagcctccagctcctcctcgcCATGGCTCCTCGCCTGACACACACCTGCGCCCAACAGGACCCAACTTTCCCCTTCCCCAACACCCTCCTCACAATCCAGGACCCACAACAAGCCACCGCCGCCATCCTACGCATCCTCGACCACCTCTTCACCACTCTCAGCAGCGAAAACACCCCCGCCCACTGGGACGCGCAAGCGCACCAACAGCTCCTCAACCACGTTGAGCATCAAATCCAACACCTCCAGCAATGCCTCCCGGGCGCCGGCAGGGATTCCAAAACCCGAGTGCCTCTCACCCACCAGCTCAGCATCGCCACATACTTCCGGCACATCCAGAACTTCCTGCGCACGCACAACCACAGCCCCTGCGCCTGGGACAGCGTCCGCATCGAAGCTCACACCTGCTTCCAGCGCATCCACAACCTCACCCGCATCATGGCGGATTAG
- the LOC134153399 gene encoding interferon-like yields MAAPAARHPCLWHGATLLLLLLPALGTALRCANLRTQQTTFNWDSLQLLLAMAPRLTHTCAQQDPTFPFPNTLLTIQDPQQATAAILHILDHLFTTLSSENTPAHWDAQAHQQLLNHVEHQIQHLQQCLPGAGRDSKTRVPLTHQLSIATYFRHIQNFLRTHNHSPCAWDSVRIEAHTCFQRIHNLTRIMAD; encoded by the coding sequence ATGGCAGCGCCCGCAGCACGACACCCCTGCCTGTGGCACGGCGCCacgctgctcctgctcctcctgcccgcTCTCGGCACTGCCCTCCGCTGCGCCAACCTTCGCACCCAGCAGACCACCTTCAACTGGGacagcctccagctcctcctcgcCATGGCTCCTCGCCTGACACACACCTGCGCCCAACAGGACCCAACTTTCCCCTTCCCCAACACCCTCCTCACAATCCAGGACCCACAACAAGCCACCGCCGCCATCCTACACATCCTCGACCACCTCTTCACCACTCTCAGCAGCGAAAACACCCCCGCCCACTGGGACGCGCAAGCGCACCAACAGCTCCTCAACCACGTTGAGCATCAAATCCAACACCTCCAGCAATGCCTCCCGGGCGCCGGCAGGGATTCCAAAACCCGAGTGCCTCTCACCCACCAGCTCAGCATCGCCACATACTTCCGGCACATCCAGAACTTCCTGCGCACGCACAACCACAGCCCCTGCGCCTGGGACAGCGTCCGCATCGAAGCTCACACCTGCTTCCAGCGCATCCACAACCTCACCCGCATCATGGCGGATTAG
- the LOC134153394 gene encoding interferon-like encodes MAAPAARHPCLWHGATLLLLLLPALGTALRCANLRTQQTTFNWDSLQLLLAMAPRLTHTCAQQDPTFPFPNTLLTIQDPQQATAAILRILDHLFTTLSSENTPAHWDAQAHQQLLNQLHDQIQHLQQCLPGAGRDSKTRVPLTHQLSIATYFRHIQNFLRTHNHSPCAWDSVRLEAHTCFQRIHNLTRIMAD; translated from the coding sequence ATGGCAGCGCCCGCAGCACGACACCCCTGCCTGTGGCACGGCGCCacgctgctcctgctcctcctgcccgcTCTCGGCACTGCCCTCCGCTGCGCCAACCTTCGCACCCAGCAGACCACCTTCAACTGGGacagcctccagctcctcctcgcCATGGCTCCTCGCCTGACACACACCTGCGCCCAACAGGACCCAACTTTCCCCTTCCCCAACACCCTCCTCACAATCCAGGACCCACAACAAGCCACCGCCGCCATCCTACGCATCCTCGACCACCTCTTCACCACTCTCAGCAGCGAAAACACCCCCGCCCACTGGGACGCGCAAGCGCACCAACAGCTCCTCAACCAGCTCCACGACCAAATCCAACACCTCCAGCAATGCCTCCCGGGCGCCGGCAGGGATTCCAAAACCCGAGTGCCTCTCACCCACCAGCTCAGCATCGCCACATACTTCCGGCACATCCAGAACTTCCTGCGCACGCACAACCACAGCCCCTGCGCCTGGGACAGCGTCCGCCTCGAAGCTCACACCTGCTTCCAGCGCATCCACAACCTCACCCGCATCATGGCGGATTAG
- the LOC134153392 gene encoding interferon-like yields MAAPAARHPCLWHGATLLLLLLPALGTALRCTNLRTQQTTFNWDSLQLLLAMAPRLTHTCAQQDPTFPFPNTLLTIQDPQQATTAILRILDHLFTTLSSENTPAHWDAQAHQQLLNHVEHQIQHLQQCLPGAGRDSKTRVPLTHQLSIATYFRHIQNFLRTHNHSPCAWDSVRLEAHTCFQRIHNLTRIMAD; encoded by the coding sequence ATGGCAGCGCCCGCAGCACGACACCCCTGCCTGTGGCACGGCGCCacgctgctcctgctcctcctgcccgcTCTCGGCACTGCCCTCCGCTGCACCAACCTTCGCACCCAGCAGACCACCTTCAACTGGGacagcctccagctcctcctcgcCATGGCTCCTCGCCTGACACACACCTGCGCCCAACAGGACCCAACTTTCCCCTTCCCCAACACCCTCCTCACAATCCAGGACCCACAACAAGCCACCACCGCCATCCTACGCATCCTCGACCACCTCTTCACCACTCTCAGCAGCGAAAACACCCCCGCCCACTGGGACGCGCAAGCGCACCAACAGCTCCTCAACCACGTTGAGCATCAAATCCAACACCTCCAGCAATGCCTCCCGGGCGCCGGCAGGGATTCCAAAACCCGAGTGCCTCTCACCCACCAGCTCAGCATCGCCACATACTTCCGGCACATCCAGAACTTCCTGCGCACGCACAACCACAGCCCCTGCGCCTGGGACAGCGTCCGCCTCGAAGCTCACACCTGCTTCCAGCGCATCCACAACCTCACCCGCATCATGGCGGATTAG